Proteins encoded within one genomic window of Leptospira stimsonii:
- a CDS encoding TolC family protein, with protein sequence MDQKVQNSKQRILQTKNLGRILLGSFVLLQTFSLSADETLKLSTEETVKRALESNYSLQNLRYELAKSDTNFLKNDSKYSWRLVADGKSSQSILPFNQANLLSGTKISDDTIKGGIEKTLQTTGTYFKVEAGTRRFDSNAFENASTTPAGFSSLGIPPLYTGFVRATISQDLLKNSFGYKGRNEVKILESQAEIAKNQVSQQISGVIVDSLVDFWDYSIKTQAVKTYKQLVENTKNIRNLTVRKQGLGLSESFEVNQWNALLAQAENQLETAIVQKEEAKRKLVRSLKIPEGTSLSEETNLLEDLAEKPDYSKDLEYAYKHRADFLNALKQKEIAEAALKNANNDRLPTLTISGTGASQSQNIVSPQDNYTDNNHGITTAKYKEWTGQMNFVYPLADKGIYAGVRDANISMRQATLKEEDLKNEVRDDVKTRIEALEASHRIYKNNIITERESGNYYNGVLRSFRQGRADAVSVKNALDTHVQDELRLTQARVNFNIDLLRYYLAKNSLLERFQVDRDKLIPNLD encoded by the coding sequence ATGGATCAAAAAGTACAAAATTCAAAACAAAGGATTCTGCAAACAAAGAATCTGGGAAGAATTCTTCTGGGAAGTTTCGTTCTTCTTCAAACCTTCTCCCTCTCTGCCGATGAGACGCTCAAACTTTCTACGGAAGAAACCGTCAAGAGGGCTTTAGAAAGCAATTATAGCTTACAAAACCTTCGCTATGAATTGGCGAAGTCCGATACGAATTTTCTCAAAAACGATTCGAAGTATTCTTGGAGATTGGTAGCCGATGGAAAATCCAGTCAGTCGATTCTTCCTTTCAACCAGGCAAACCTCCTCTCAGGAACAAAGATCTCGGACGATACCATCAAAGGTGGGATCGAAAAGACGCTTCAAACGACGGGAACCTATTTCAAAGTGGAAGCAGGAACCAGAAGGTTCGACTCGAACGCATTTGAAAATGCATCCACAACTCCTGCAGGATTTTCTTCTTTGGGAATTCCTCCACTTTATACAGGATTTGTAAGAGCGACGATCAGCCAGGATCTTCTCAAAAACTCTTTCGGTTACAAGGGAAGAAACGAGGTTAAAATCTTAGAATCCCAAGCGGAAATCGCAAAGAATCAGGTTTCGCAACAAATTTCGGGAGTAATCGTAGATTCTCTCGTGGACTTCTGGGACTACTCGATCAAAACCCAAGCAGTCAAAACCTACAAACAACTCGTAGAGAATACAAAAAACATTCGCAATCTTACCGTCCGCAAACAAGGACTTGGACTTTCCGAAAGTTTCGAAGTCAACCAATGGAACGCACTCTTAGCGCAAGCGGAGAATCAGCTGGAAACGGCAATCGTTCAAAAAGAAGAAGCAAAAAGAAAACTCGTTCGTTCCTTGAAAATTCCGGAAGGGACCTCTCTTTCGGAAGAAACAAATCTTTTAGAAGATCTCGCTGAAAAACCAGATTATTCAAAAGATTTAGAATATGCTTACAAACACAGAGCTGACTTTTTAAACGCTCTCAAACAAAAAGAGATCGCGGAAGCCGCGCTGAAAAATGCGAATAACGACAGACTTCCTACTCTTACAATTTCTGGAACAGGCGCGAGTCAGTCCCAGAACATCGTTTCCCCGCAGGACAACTACACCGATAACAATCACGGTATCACGACCGCAAAATACAAAGAATGGACCGGACAAATGAACTTCGTCTATCCTTTGGCTGATAAAGGAATCTATGCGGGTGTGAGAGACGCGAACATTTCCATGCGTCAGGCGACTCTGAAGGAAGAAGATCTGAAAAACGAAGTCAGAGACGACGTAAAAACAAGAATCGAAGCCTTGGAAGCGAGTCACAGAATTTATAAGAATAATATCATCACAGAAAGAGAAAGTGGAAACTATTACAACGGAGTTCTAAGAAGCTTTCGTCAAGGAAGAGCGGATGCGGTTTCCGTAAAGAACGCCTTGGATACGCACGTGCAAGATGAACTTCGCCTAACGCAAGCAAGGGTGAACTTCAACATCGATCTCTTACGTTATTATCTCGCGAAAAATTCGCTTCTCGAACGCTTTCAAGTGGATCGGGATAAGCTGATTCCAAACTTAGATTGA
- the sucD gene encoding succinate--CoA ligase subunit alpha yields the protein MAVLVDENTKVVVQGITGKEGSFHATQMLAYGTKVVAGVTPGKGGSKWEDKVPVFNTIHDSVKNEGVNAAVIFVPPAFAADAIIEGILAELPLVICITEGIPTHDMLKVYSVLRNSKTRLVGPNCPGVITPRAKQKLGIMPGFIHSPGSVGIVSRSGTLTYESVAQITKQGLGQSTCIGIGGDPVPGMNHTEAIKLLNEDPETKGIVMIGEIGGTSEEEAAEYIKNYVKKPVVGFIAGQTAPPGKRMGHAGAIISGGLGTASSKMKAMQEAGIHVCQSIAEVGEKMKKALG from the coding sequence ATGGCAGTATTAGTAGATGAAAATACAAAGGTTGTAGTTCAAGGAATCACCGGTAAGGAAGGTTCTTTCCACGCAACTCAGATGTTAGCTTACGGAACCAAAGTGGTTGCCGGAGTAACGCCGGGAAAGGGCGGATCGAAATGGGAAGACAAGGTCCCCGTTTTTAACACGATCCACGACTCCGTAAAAAATGAAGGCGTAAACGCGGCTGTGATTTTTGTTCCTCCCGCTTTTGCGGCGGATGCGATCATCGAAGGAATCCTCGCAGAACTTCCTCTCGTGATCTGTATCACGGAAGGAATTCCGACCCACGACATGCTCAAGGTTTATAGCGTTCTTAGAAATTCTAAAACCAGACTCGTGGGACCGAACTGTCCCGGAGTGATCACTCCACGTGCAAAACAAAAACTGGGAATTATGCCCGGTTTTATTCACAGCCCTGGTTCTGTGGGAATCGTTTCCCGTTCCGGAACCTTGACTTACGAATCCGTAGCTCAGATCACAAAACAAGGTTTAGGCCAGTCCACTTGTATCGGAATCGGGGGAGATCCAGTTCCCGGTATGAACCACACGGAAGCGATCAAACTTTTAAACGAAGACCCTGAAACAAAAGGAATCGTAATGATCGGTGAAATCGGCGGAACTTCCGAAGAAGAAGCGGCAGAATACATCAAGAATTACGTAAAAAAACCGGTTGTAGGCTTTATTGCTGGTCAAACGGCTCCTCCGGGCAAAAGAATGGGACACGCGGGCGCGATCATCAGCGGAGGGCTGGGAACGGCTTCTTCCAAAATGAAAGCGATGCAAGAAGCGGGAATCCACGTTTGCCAATCCATTGCAGAAGTTGGAGAAAAAATGAAGAAGGCTCTGGGATAA